From Antedon mediterranea chromosome 9, ecAntMedi1.1, whole genome shotgun sequence, a single genomic window includes:
- the LOC140058695 gene encoding uncharacterized protein isoform X7, producing the protein MAAKIMFTRRIRYYSRTYQIRTEKGTEGTTTPKRKKKNQAAGGIVDKKGEEKQWENSPQTPFGSRTLVVSLTEEQIDKQCAQDYKSKPTKQSSVDSIRNTLPATPPNSPATLKNNERSEGPLNEHYDPDTLDYFDRTTPRRRSTRSPLRREKSFKQRRQEERIIQRSRTLSNPYELSVELYSKQVEMIEKSYGGREKAHKAAQVIQSAYRQYGMNKQFQRLRRSQSENRSSRLLSSLRCSKGWEQFSNRARVVMLGDPVNNNDLELKTPTPESLDTDVFDKEISERSKANLIKLQSLNGNTKNGDVLKKTDNKDGSPAGKKQSKTVVVTVMMTKETHRSTAEITKSENMKKRAQSVGTLEQLPVDYTNSAKLSTIPASLGEVGSMTVLPTPQIDSKKAFHSNIQRAIGLDDLSKGVDATDSAPTPMKNKARMMTLGDGQKASVGKIGHLPTRIVTSKQVFESAISRTTPSNKDIALVQQSQNEKTTKAELITIKPEHMAPSGSESSLDSLRKRDSSSSGVYSDYSTTTSESSLQKTEIQENPEVVEMSAKEKLRSKHEKSYSLPENIISDTANKLDGGVDPKKSKKRKVSKKKEKKTKDDLKKGNELPMEDVSIESDKFRGPFKRWRSRSAERRPRKLDIDTHRRLQNVDCSTDVYSRAFNLEFQGRNHSSSLPRRSGNNLIRDYYNDDLAYYSTMPARTMRRRSNTEGDIDYDLDTTRSGGKRRTHTIDYGELDKISLASTASSDFGEFDRETFLPTSSPKARVGLSTSEHLQDSDSDSDLSDSDDQCHDVTLKAEDFHELNTPSHLQSFQMTPSPVWKRKHSKMANGSLSLHKSDTRDSVSSESSGSSKLTVGDDSSVTTGSVDSLREIPVIDPIPPSMTIPNTPPRRRKYRIGLNLFNKKPEKGIKFLIENKFLENSTQEVAKFLLSRIGLSKQKIGEYLGDLQQQFNMMVLECYVEEINFQGLSIDDALRKFQSHFRMPGEAQKIERLVEAFSQRYLVCNPEIATTFNNPDTVFILAFAVIMLHTDLHSPNVKTERKMKLDDFIKNLRGIDDGQDIDKDVLRGVYERIKKEEFHPATDHVTAVQSVEQSILGNRPILSQPHRRLVCSVSLLEINDPSKREKKHFREIFLFNDMLVVTKVLARKKTGTLYNFKKSFPLHGITVLKYETPHYPFGIRLISVVDNKVLATFCALNHEDWSRFVRDLQEYVMEMNEMEDIRIGAELERQKLMRKEQGCTADSGLGLDSESITSNNLTGSMDSLAPPEILKRTALSNSLMNLKEASEKQNHRVSASSLDGTLSMNLTIPFTGPVIKRNKSTLSGWFSKRKSTPPQLESSSHEENLSQLSK; encoded by the exons ATGGCTGCCAAGATTATGTTCACTCGCCGTATTAGATATTATAGTCGTACTTATCAAATCAG AACTGAGAAAGGAACAGAAGGAACAACAACtccaaaaagaaagaaaaagaatcAAGCAGCAGGAGGAATTGTAGATAAGAAAGGAGAAGAAAAACAATGGGAGAATTCTCCTCAAACTCCGTTTGGAAGTCGTACTTTAGTCGTATCGTTGACGGAAGAACAGATTGATAAACAATGTGCTCAGGATTATAAATCAAAACCAACGAAACAATCAAGCGTCGATAGTATTCGAAACACGCTACCGGCGACCCCACCGAACAGTCCAGCAACTTTAAAGAACAACGAAAGATCAGAAGGTCCTTTGAATGAACATTACGACCCTGATACATTAGATTATTTTGATCGGACAACACCACGAAGGCGGAGCACAAGATCACCGCTACGTAGAGAAAAGTCATTCAAACAACGCCGACAGGAAGAGAGAATTATTCAACGTTCACGAACATTGTCCAATCCGTATGAACTGTCAGTGGAATTATATAGTAAGCAG GTTGAAATGATAGAGAAGAGTTATGGTGGCAGAGAAAAAGCCCACAAAGCCGCGCAAGTAATTCAAAGTGCTTACCGTCAATATGGAATGAATAAACAGTTCCAACGTTTACGAAGAAGCCAATCTGAAAATCGTTCATCACGCTTACTTTCTTCACTACGTTGCTCAAAAGGCTGGGAACAATTTAGCAATCGTGCTCGCGTTGTTATGCTCGGAGACCCGgtgaataataatgatttagAGTTAAAAACGCCAACACCAGAATCTCTTGATACAGACGTGTTTGATAAAGAAATTAGTGAACGCTCTAAAGCAAATCTTATTAAGCTGCAATCTTTGAATGGGAATACAAAAAACGGggatgttttaaaaaaaactgacAATAAAGATGGATCTCCAGCCGGCAAGAAACAGTCAAAAACAGTTGTTGTCACGGTGATGATGACAAAAGAAACACATCGATCAACAGCTGAGATAACAAAAAGCGAAAATATGAAGAAACGTGCTCAAAGTGTTGGCACTTTAGAACAATTGCCTGTTGACTACACAAACAGTGCAAAATTATCAACAATACCAGCGAGTTTAGGTGAGGTCGGCAGTATGACTGTCTTGCCAACTCCGCAAATAGACTCGAAAAAAGCCTTTCATAGTAATATACAACGGGCTATTGGCTTGGACGATTTATCTAAAGGTGTTGATGCCACGGACAGTGCACCGACACCTATGAAAAATAAAGCCAGAATGATGACCCTTGGGGATGGACAAAAAGCGAGTGTTGGCAAAATCGGACATCTGCCTACTAGAATTGTTACAAGTAAACAAGTGTTTGAATCCGCTATAAGTAGAACCACGCCTTCAAACAAAGATATTGCTTTAGTTCAGCAGTCCCAAAATGAAAAAACCACAAAAGCAGAACTTATTACAATTAAACCAGAACATATGGCCCCAAGTGGCAGCGAAAGTAGTCTTGATAGTCTGCGGAAACGTGATTCTTCTTCTTCGGGTGTTTACAGCGACTATAGTACAACAACTTCTGAAAGTTCTCTCCAGAAAACTGAAATTCAGGAGAATCCAGAAGTTGTGGAAATGTCTGCAAAAGAAAAACTAAGAAGTAAACACGAAAAATCATACAGTTTACCAGAAAATATTATTTCGGACACTGCAAATAAACTGGACGGAGGAGTAGACCCTAAAAAATCAAAGAAAAGAAAGGTGtcaaagaaaaaagaaaagaaaaccaAAGATGATTTAAAGAAAGGAAATGAACTTCCTATGGAGGATGTGAGCATAGAAAGTGATAAATTTAGAGGACCTTTTAAACGGTGGCGTAGTCGAAGTGCGGAGAGACGACCAAGGAAACTTGATATTGATACACATCGTCGATTGCAAAATGTGGACTGTTCGACAGATGTATATTCTCGCGCTTTTAATTTAGAATTTCAAGGACGAAATCATTCGTCCAGTCTGCCACGGAGATCTGGAAACAACTTAATCAGGGACTATTATAATGATGATTTAGCTTATTACTCAACAATGCCAGCTAGGACGATGAGACGGCGATCAAATACAGAAGGAGATATTGATTATGACCTTGATACCACAAGAAGTGGGGGTAAACGACGAACACACACCATTGATTATGGTGAATTGGATAAAATCTCACTGGCTTCAACCGCCAGTAGTGACTTTGGTGAATTTGACCGAGAAACATTCCTTCCAACATCGTCCCCGAAAGCGAGAGTCGGTTTATCCACGTCTGAGCATCTTCAAGATTCAGATTCCGATTCTGATTTGTCTGATTCGGATGATCAATGTCATGATGTGACCTTAAAAGCTGAAGACTTTCATGAGTTAAATACTCCGTCACATTTACAAAGTTTCCAAATGACGCCTTCACCCGTTTGGAAACGAAAACATAGCAAAATGGCAAACGGGTCTCTTAGTCTACACAAATCAGACACGCGTGATAGCGTTAGTAGCGAAAGTAGTGGTTCTTCCAAATTAACAGTCGGTGACGACTCAAGCGTGACCACGGGTAGTGTGGATAGTTTACGAGAAATTCCCGTGATTGACCCTATCCCACCATCTATGACGATACCGAATACCCCACCTAGACGTCGCAAATATAGAATTGGACTTAACTTATTTAACAA AAAACCAGAAAAGGGTATCAAATTTTTAATTGAGAATAAGTTCCTGGAGAATTCAACTCAAGAAGTGGCTAAATTTTTGCTAAGTCGCATCGGACTGAGCAAACAAAAGATTGGAGAATATTTAGGAGATTTACAACAACAATTTAACATGATGGTGCTAGA atGTTATGTTGAAGAAATCAACTTTCAAGGTCTGTCAATAGACGACGCTCTTAGAAAATTCCAGTCACATTTTCGCATGCCCGGTGAGGCCCAGAAGATTGAACGCCTTGTAGAG gcgtTTTCACAACGATACCTTGTTTGTAACCCAGAAATAGCAACCACCTTCAACAATCCTGACACAGTTTTTATTCTCGCTTTTGCTGTGATCATGCTACATACAGACCTCCACAGCCCAAATGTAAAAACAGAACGAAAAATGAAACTTGACGATTTCATCAAGAACCTCAGAGGCATCGATGACGGGCAAGACATCGACAAAGATGTCCTGCGTGGAGTGTATGAACgaataaagaaagaagaatTCCATCCTGCAACTGATCATGTGACGGCTGTACAGAGTGTTGAACAAAGCATTCTGGGTAATAGACCT ATTCTTTCTCAACCTCATCGAAGGCTAGTGTGCTCGGTGAGCCTATTAGAAATAAACGATCCCAGCAAACGTGAGAAGAAGCATTTTAGggagatatttttatttaacgaCATGCTAGTG GTAACTAAGGTATTAGCACGCAAGAAAACAGGAACATTATATAATTTCAAGAAATCTTTCCCACTTCATGGAATCACTGTATTAAAGTATGAAACGCCAC ATTATCCTTTTGGTATTCGACTTATTAGTGTTGTAGACAACAAAGTACTAGCAACATTTTGCGCATTAAATCATGAAGACTGGTCACGGTTCGTACGTGATCTACAAGAGTATGTTATGGAAATGAACGAAATGGAAGATATACGTATTGGAG CTGAATTGGAAAGACAAAAATTAATGCGTAAAGAACAAGGCTGTACTGCAGACTCGGGCCTAGGCCTGGACTCGGAGAGCATAACAAGTAATAATTTAACTGGTAGCATGGACTCATTAGCGCCTCCTGAAATTTTGAAAAGAACCGCCCTGTCTAATTCCCTAATGAACCTCAAGGAAGCATCAG agaAGCAGAACCATCGAGTGAGTGCAAGTTCTCTGGATGGAACTTTG TCAATGAACCTAACGATTCCATTTACCGGCCCCGTAATTAAACGCAACAAATCAACATTATCGGGATGGTTCAGTAAACGCAAGAGTACCCCGCCGCAACTAGAAAGCAGCTCTCATGAGGAAAATCTTTCGCAACTTTCAAAATAA
- the LOC140058695 gene encoding uncharacterized protein isoform X5 produces the protein MKQWSTNGLGGFTKQLNIFVRVFNSGKIWLHRTEKGTEGTTTPKRKKKNQAAGGIVDKKGEEKQWENSPQTPFGSRTLVVSLTEEQIDKQCAQDYKSKPTKQSSVDSIRNTLPATPPNSPATLKNNERSEGPLNEHYDPDTLDYFDRTTPRRRSTRSPLRREKSFKQRRQEERIIQRSRTLSNPYELSVELYSKQVEMIEKSYGGREKAHKAAQVIQSAYRQYGMNKQFQRLRRSQSENRSSRLLSSLRCSKGWEQFSNRARVVMLGDPVNNNDLELKTPTPESLDTDVFDKEISERSKANLIKLQSLNGNTKNGDVLKKTDNKDGSPAGKKQSKTVVVTVMMTKETHRSTAEITKSENMKKRAQSVGTLEQLPVDYTNSAKLSTIPASLGEVGSMTVLPTPQIDSKKAFHSNIQRAIGLDDLSKGVDATDSAPTPMKNKARMMTLGDGQKASVGKIGHLPTRIVTSKQVFESAISRTTPSNKDIALVQQSQNEKTTKAELITIKPEHMAPSGSESSLDSLRKRDSSSSGVYSDYSTTTSESSLQKTEIQENPEVVEMSAKEKLRSKHEKSYSLPENIISDTANKLDGGVDPKKSKKRKVSKKKEKKTKDDLKKGNELPMEDVSIESDKFRGPFKRWRSRSAERRPRKLDIDTHRRLQNVDCSTDVYSRAFNLEFQGRNHSSSLPRRSGNNLIRDYYNDDLAYYSTMPARTMRRRSNTEGDIDYDLDTTRSGGKRRTHTIDYGELDKISLASTASSDFGEFDRETFLPTSSPKARVGLSTSEHLQDSDSDSDLSDSDDQCHDVTLKAEDFHELNTPSHLQSFQMTPSPVWKRKHSKMANGSLSLHKSDTRDSVSSESSGSSKLTVGDDSSVTTGSVDSLREIPVIDPIPPSMTIPNTPPRRRKYRIGLNLFNKKPEKGIKFLIENKFLENSTQEVAKFLLSRIGLSKQKIGEYLGDLQQQFNMMVLECYVEEINFQGLSIDDALRKFQSHFRMPGEAQKIERLVEAFSQRYLVCNPEIATTFNNPDTVFILAFAVIMLHTDLHSPNVKTERKMKLDDFIKNLRGIDDGQDIDKDVLRGVYERIKKEEFHPATDHVTAVQSVEQSILGNRPILSQPHRRLVCSVSLLEINDPSKREKKHFREIFLFNDMLVVTKVLARKKTGTLYNFKKSFPLHGITVLKYETPHYPFGIRLISVVDNKVLATFCALNHEDWSRFVRDLQEYVMEMNEMEDIRIGAELERQKLMRKEQGCTADSGLGLDSESITSNNLTGSMDSLAPPEILKRTALSNSLMNLKEASEKQNHRVSASSLDGTLSMNLTIPFTGPVIKRNKSTLSGWFSKRKSTPPQLESSSHEENLSQLSK, from the exons ATGAAGCAATGGAGTACGAACGGGTTAGGGGGGTTTACGAAGCAACTAAACATCTTTGTAAGAGTTTTTAATTCGGGAAAAATATGGCTTCATAG AACTGAGAAAGGAACAGAAGGAACAACAACtccaaaaagaaagaaaaagaatcAAGCAGCAGGAGGAATTGTAGATAAGAAAGGAGAAGAAAAACAATGGGAGAATTCTCCTCAAACTCCGTTTGGAAGTCGTACTTTAGTCGTATCGTTGACGGAAGAACAGATTGATAAACAATGTGCTCAGGATTATAAATCAAAACCAACGAAACAATCAAGCGTCGATAGTATTCGAAACACGCTACCGGCGACCCCACCGAACAGTCCAGCAACTTTAAAGAACAACGAAAGATCAGAAGGTCCTTTGAATGAACATTACGACCCTGATACATTAGATTATTTTGATCGGACAACACCACGAAGGCGGAGCACAAGATCACCGCTACGTAGAGAAAAGTCATTCAAACAACGCCGACAGGAAGAGAGAATTATTCAACGTTCACGAACATTGTCCAATCCGTATGAACTGTCAGTGGAATTATATAGTAAGCAG GTTGAAATGATAGAGAAGAGTTATGGTGGCAGAGAAAAAGCCCACAAAGCCGCGCAAGTAATTCAAAGTGCTTACCGTCAATATGGAATGAATAAACAGTTCCAACGTTTACGAAGAAGCCAATCTGAAAATCGTTCATCACGCTTACTTTCTTCACTACGTTGCTCAAAAGGCTGGGAACAATTTAGCAATCGTGCTCGCGTTGTTATGCTCGGAGACCCGgtgaataataatgatttagAGTTAAAAACGCCAACACCAGAATCTCTTGATACAGACGTGTTTGATAAAGAAATTAGTGAACGCTCTAAAGCAAATCTTATTAAGCTGCAATCTTTGAATGGGAATACAAAAAACGGggatgttttaaaaaaaactgacAATAAAGATGGATCTCCAGCCGGCAAGAAACAGTCAAAAACAGTTGTTGTCACGGTGATGATGACAAAAGAAACACATCGATCAACAGCTGAGATAACAAAAAGCGAAAATATGAAGAAACGTGCTCAAAGTGTTGGCACTTTAGAACAATTGCCTGTTGACTACACAAACAGTGCAAAATTATCAACAATACCAGCGAGTTTAGGTGAGGTCGGCAGTATGACTGTCTTGCCAACTCCGCAAATAGACTCGAAAAAAGCCTTTCATAGTAATATACAACGGGCTATTGGCTTGGACGATTTATCTAAAGGTGTTGATGCCACGGACAGTGCACCGACACCTATGAAAAATAAAGCCAGAATGATGACCCTTGGGGATGGACAAAAAGCGAGTGTTGGCAAAATCGGACATCTGCCTACTAGAATTGTTACAAGTAAACAAGTGTTTGAATCCGCTATAAGTAGAACCACGCCTTCAAACAAAGATATTGCTTTAGTTCAGCAGTCCCAAAATGAAAAAACCACAAAAGCAGAACTTATTACAATTAAACCAGAACATATGGCCCCAAGTGGCAGCGAAAGTAGTCTTGATAGTCTGCGGAAACGTGATTCTTCTTCTTCGGGTGTTTACAGCGACTATAGTACAACAACTTCTGAAAGTTCTCTCCAGAAAACTGAAATTCAGGAGAATCCAGAAGTTGTGGAAATGTCTGCAAAAGAAAAACTAAGAAGTAAACACGAAAAATCATACAGTTTACCAGAAAATATTATTTCGGACACTGCAAATAAACTGGACGGAGGAGTAGACCCTAAAAAATCAAAGAAAAGAAAGGTGtcaaagaaaaaagaaaagaaaaccaAAGATGATTTAAAGAAAGGAAATGAACTTCCTATGGAGGATGTGAGCATAGAAAGTGATAAATTTAGAGGACCTTTTAAACGGTGGCGTAGTCGAAGTGCGGAGAGACGACCAAGGAAACTTGATATTGATACACATCGTCGATTGCAAAATGTGGACTGTTCGACAGATGTATATTCTCGCGCTTTTAATTTAGAATTTCAAGGACGAAATCATTCGTCCAGTCTGCCACGGAGATCTGGAAACAACTTAATCAGGGACTATTATAATGATGATTTAGCTTATTACTCAACAATGCCAGCTAGGACGATGAGACGGCGATCAAATACAGAAGGAGATATTGATTATGACCTTGATACCACAAGAAGTGGGGGTAAACGACGAACACACACCATTGATTATGGTGAATTGGATAAAATCTCACTGGCTTCAACCGCCAGTAGTGACTTTGGTGAATTTGACCGAGAAACATTCCTTCCAACATCGTCCCCGAAAGCGAGAGTCGGTTTATCCACGTCTGAGCATCTTCAAGATTCAGATTCCGATTCTGATTTGTCTGATTCGGATGATCAATGTCATGATGTGACCTTAAAAGCTGAAGACTTTCATGAGTTAAATACTCCGTCACATTTACAAAGTTTCCAAATGACGCCTTCACCCGTTTGGAAACGAAAACATAGCAAAATGGCAAACGGGTCTCTTAGTCTACACAAATCAGACACGCGTGATAGCGTTAGTAGCGAAAGTAGTGGTTCTTCCAAATTAACAGTCGGTGACGACTCAAGCGTGACCACGGGTAGTGTGGATAGTTTACGAGAAATTCCCGTGATTGACCCTATCCCACCATCTATGACGATACCGAATACCCCACCTAGACGTCGCAAATATAGAATTGGACTTAACTTATTTAACAA AAAACCAGAAAAGGGTATCAAATTTTTAATTGAGAATAAGTTCCTGGAGAATTCAACTCAAGAAGTGGCTAAATTTTTGCTAAGTCGCATCGGACTGAGCAAACAAAAGATTGGAGAATATTTAGGAGATTTACAACAACAATTTAACATGATGGTGCTAGA atGTTATGTTGAAGAAATCAACTTTCAAGGTCTGTCAATAGACGACGCTCTTAGAAAATTCCAGTCACATTTTCGCATGCCCGGTGAGGCCCAGAAGATTGAACGCCTTGTAGAG gcgtTTTCACAACGATACCTTGTTTGTAACCCAGAAATAGCAACCACCTTCAACAATCCTGACACAGTTTTTATTCTCGCTTTTGCTGTGATCATGCTACATACAGACCTCCACAGCCCAAATGTAAAAACAGAACGAAAAATGAAACTTGACGATTTCATCAAGAACCTCAGAGGCATCGATGACGGGCAAGACATCGACAAAGATGTCCTGCGTGGAGTGTATGAACgaataaagaaagaagaatTCCATCCTGCAACTGATCATGTGACGGCTGTACAGAGTGTTGAACAAAGCATTCTGGGTAATAGACCT ATTCTTTCTCAACCTCATCGAAGGCTAGTGTGCTCGGTGAGCCTATTAGAAATAAACGATCCCAGCAAACGTGAGAAGAAGCATTTTAGggagatatttttatttaacgaCATGCTAGTG GTAACTAAGGTATTAGCACGCAAGAAAACAGGAACATTATATAATTTCAAGAAATCTTTCCCACTTCATGGAATCACTGTATTAAAGTATGAAACGCCAC ATTATCCTTTTGGTATTCGACTTATTAGTGTTGTAGACAACAAAGTACTAGCAACATTTTGCGCATTAAATCATGAAGACTGGTCACGGTTCGTACGTGATCTACAAGAGTATGTTATGGAAATGAACGAAATGGAAGATATACGTATTGGAG CTGAATTGGAAAGACAAAAATTAATGCGTAAAGAACAAGGCTGTACTGCAGACTCGGGCCTAGGCCTGGACTCGGAGAGCATAACAAGTAATAATTTAACTGGTAGCATGGACTCATTAGCGCCTCCTGAAATTTTGAAAAGAACCGCCCTGTCTAATTCCCTAATGAACCTCAAGGAAGCATCAG agaAGCAGAACCATCGAGTGAGTGCAAGTTCTCTGGATGGAACTTTG TCAATGAACCTAACGATTCCATTTACCGGCCCCGTAATTAAACGCAACAAATCAACATTATCGGGATGGTTCAGTAAACGCAAGAGTACCCCGCCGCAACTAGAAAGCAGCTCTCATGAGGAAAATCTTTCGCAACTTTCAAAATAA